The DNA window AATGGGAACAATAACGGCTTAAGTTCATTGGCAAAATCCAATTATCCTCCCTATGGTACTGATTTTCAGGGGGGTCCAACGGGGAGGTTCACCAACGGTAAAACCATCATTGATCTCCTTGGTACTCATTCTTCTCTACATAATCTCTCTTTTGTATGGTTTTTTAGTGATATTCAAACTCATTATTGTTACGCTATCATGATAATTATAGTGCCTCTTCCCTTTGTTAATAAAAgactacataaaataatatgaaatagaaCTGTTAAGAGTTAATTTATTTggtatttgaaatttaaaaaaacatacaaaTTGGTGCATAAAAATGAGACCTCTAATGTTTCTCAACTTTGGGGTATTTACTATTTTGGTACTTCCAAAAAGTAATTTATAAACACTTATGTGTAAATGGAGAATCGTTTATGGGTGGTAAATCTTACACAATTCATAAGTTTTAaatgtaatttgataattatagtCAAAGAAATGATCTAATTTACGAGTTTGATCACGAAAATCTTATATTTATTTCGATGTAATTAATCAATCCAAATGCTCTTAATTAAGATGTATGCATTCAAATAGCTGTCCCATTGTCATCCATATCTCTACTAAAACCATTTTGCAGGGGATTTGCTAGGCCTTCCACTTCTTCCAGCCTTCACCGTAACTTTCACCGGCCAACAAGACATTTGGGTCGGAGTAAACTATGCTTCAGCAGCAGCCGGGATCCTTGATGAAAGTGGCCTAAATCTAGTAATTTCTAATCTAATAAGTTCAAAGCTTGATTCTCTTTTTTCCCCTTTAAACGAAAGGAAATAATGACCATGCAGGGGGACAGGTTCAGCTTAAGGCAACAGGTAGAGAATTTCAAAAGCACATTGAACCAGCTTAGAAACCAAATGGAGCAGGACAGACTGAACCAATATTTGGCCAAGTCTTTAGTTGTCATCAACATCGGCAGCAACGACTACATCAATAATTATCTCATGCCCTCTATTTATTCCTCAAGCTCCACTTACACTCCCGAAGCTTTCGCTGAACATCTAATAAATGACTATGATGCTCAAATAATGGCACTATACAACTTGGGGCTCAGAAAATTTTTGTTGGCGGCCATTGGACCACTCGGTTGCATTCCAAACCAGCTGGCCAAAGGCTTTGCGCCGCCGGGGAAGTGTGTGTCGGCTGTGAACGATATGGTGGAAATTTTCAACCGGCGGCTTAAGAATCTTGTTGATCAGTTGAATCATGGTAACTACACCGAGGCTATTTTTGTTTATGGCAATACATATGGAGCCTTCAATGACATATTGGGTAATCCGGCTACTTACGgtaaacattaattaattgtttCTTTCTTCCTACACAAATTTGTTTAatcttatataaaaattttagtttaaatcagatattattttaattattaatgcaGGATTTAAAGTGGTGGATAAAGGGTGTTGTGGGGTTGGAAGAAACAAAGGGCAAATAACGTGTCTTCCATTTTCAATCCCATGCACGAATAGGGACGAATACGTGTTTTGGGATGCTTACCATCCAACCCAAGCTTTCAATAAGATTATAGCTCAAAAGGCATATTCAGGCCCTCAATCTGCATGCTATCCCATCAATGTTAAGCAAATGGCTCAACTCTAGGGATTGCAATATCCCAGCTGCTTCAAACCAagagtttctttttttctttttttgggtgAATAAGGATAGTGGAATATGGAAATTTTGGTAAATGCTTGCTgcacaatttttaaaataattatggcactccttataatattatataatatcaattttatatttttgatattgtattaattaatacatatactaaaaatcatatatatacaaataccttacatatatattttatattgttggcTCTCACAAggtttaatttattcattcaatacTTTTATATATCGATGTTTATCAAATTGAATAATAAGAATATCAATATCCATTAAACAAGTCTCGATTTTGAGaatgtgaataaaaataaataatccatATGTAAATTTTCTCCTATTTAGACTCTAAAACATTCGGCCTGAATGACTAGTTAGAAGAAAAACATGAGTAGAATCAAATATGTTGATAGAGAAAAATTAAGTTGGTTCATAATAACACTATTTAATATAACATGTATATTCTAATTAATctgattaaatcttaattagcaTGCATACACCAACAGTCTTAAGCCTGGAGCATGAAACTCAAGTGATCAAAACAAATATTCTTTCAATCGGGAACAATAATAATGAAGAGGTTAGTTCTATATCCAAACCAACACTTAGTATagttatacatgcatatatatgtaaaatttgtaatatacATATACAGCTCGCTTTCGAGGCGAATTACAAGCATAATGATGAGGAGCTTAATCACCAAGGAAGAATCACCTGATACGAATGGAACCCAGCCCAGGTTAAGTTTTTGAAGATAGAGCAAGTCCTCTCCTCCCTTTACTCGACAAGCGAAACATTAACTAAAACCCTGTTTATAATGATGAGGGGTTTACTTAGTTCTTTAAAACCAAGTTGCCAAGGTAAAAGATCTTGATCTTCAAGGTCTTCATCACCGCCAACAAGCTGATCTTACTCTGTTTCTTGGGGTAAATCATCATCCCCGTCC is part of the Gossypium hirsutum isolate 1008001.06 chromosome D11, Gossypium_hirsutum_v2.1, whole genome shotgun sequence genome and encodes:
- the LOC107911697 gene encoding GDSL esterase/lipase At5g08460 isoform X1; translated protein: MERMSWALVWLSLAFNLVVAISVCDGQFPAMFVMGDSLVDNGNNNGLSSLAKSNYPPYGTDFQGGPTGRFTNGKTIIDLLGDLLGLPLLPAFTVTFTGQQDIWVGVNYASAAAGILDESGLNLGDRFSLRQQVENFKSTLNQLRNQMEQDRLNQYLAKSLVVINIGSNDYINNYLMPSIYSSSSTYTPEAFAEHLINDYDAQIMALYNLGLRKFLLAAIGPLGCIPNQLAKGFAPPGKCVSAVNDMVEIFNRRLKNLVDQLNHGNYTEAIFVYGNTYGAFNDILGNPATYGFKVVDKGCCGVGRNKGQITCLPFSIPCTNRDEYVFWDAYHPTQAFNKIIAQKAYSGPQSACYPINVKQMAQL
- the LOC107911697 gene encoding GDSL esterase/lipase At5g08460 isoform X2 encodes the protein MERMSWALVWLSLAFNLVVAISVCDGQFPAMFVMGDSLVDNGNNNGLSSLAKSNYPPYGTDFQGGPTGRFTNGDLLGLPLLPAFTVTFTGQQDIWVGVNYASAAAGILDESGLNLGDRFSLRQQVENFKSTLNQLRNQMEQDRLNQYLAKSLVVINIGSNDYINNYLMPSIYSSSSTYTPEAFAEHLINDYDAQIMALYNLGLRKFLLAAIGPLGCIPNQLAKGFAPPGKCVSAVNDMVEIFNRRLKNLVDQLNHGNYTEAIFVYGNTYGAFNDILGNPATYGFKVVDKGCCGVGRNKGQITCLPFSIPCTNRDEYVFWDAYHPTQAFNKIIAQKAYSGPQSACYPINVKQMAQL